The Elgaria multicarinata webbii isolate HBS135686 ecotype San Diego chromosome 1, rElgMul1.1.pri, whole genome shotgun sequence genome includes the window gaatctgggatcttttgcgtgcaaagcatgtgctcggTCACAGAATTATGGTCTACTCTAAAGCAAGCAAAGCGCAGTGAGAAAGGCCTCCACGCCAAATGAAAAACGTCCCAGTAAAGCAAGCAAGCGAATCCCTCTCTGtgcatttttccttctccctccggTCGGCTCCTTCAAATCATTTTCGTTAAGACTGTCTCGCTTGGTAATTGAAGGCCCAAGACACGCCACCCTCCCAACCGGCCACCCCAGAATTAAAGCTTCTCGCTCCTGCATAGCCGAGAAAACCCACCCGACCTCTCTCCCCGACTTCCCCCCGCGAGGCAGCGCCCCAACCAGATCCCGGGAGACCTCCCGAATTTAGGATGGCGACGGATTAAACCGCCAAGAGCAACCAACCCACGAAACTTACCTGGCGGCGCCCAGAGCCGGAAAGGAAGAGGCCTGCCACCCAAAATCCTTTGCGTCAGGGAGCTCTGACGTCCGGAGAGGAAGAGGCTGTGCCCAGATggctgctgggaaatgtagtttagTATACCACGTGTCTCAGGAGGCTCCGGGATCGACAGTGGTGGAGAGAACGCTGAaagaaccccgccttcttccccagaAGGTGAACAGCGTGAGCTTAATTTCTCACGTGAGAACTGCCGGCCTTAGGTTTCCCTAAAAGTCATGTTATTTGACCTTGGTAACACTTCTCCTTAACAGCAGAGGTAGATTACTTTTCTATATCTTTTAAGAGATGTGCTCTCAGCACACGCTCAGAagcactcccccccctttttttttaactatttcGCGTATTTCAGATTTGGCAGTGAAAACAGGTGTCGTAtacaagcagggccggtgccagactattttgcgccctaggcaaggtgaactacttgcacctccccccccccccccaaatagccaacttcgattcagctgttcaagaagggTTTCTGAActaatattttccttttattgaattttttcttaaaacacaatatgtgtataaaactgtgaccctaaGACTACCTCAGGCTGTGAGGAGCTAGTTTCGTGTCTTTTTGGTCAGCATTCAGCTCTTAATTAAAATTAAACTTGGACTCCATCCCAGAATCGGACGTTTATTGTGGGTtagaagggagaggaaaaggggATAAGCAGCAGCCGCTTTCCTTTTTATACTTTAAAATCAAGGTGATTGGAGGATTATCTTCTATTTGAATATTCTGATCTTTCTCCAaggaagggtagggtgaccatatgaaaaggaggacagggctcctgtatctttaacagttgcatagaaaagggaatttctgcaggagttatttctcacaacagccctatgaggtaggcaTAGTGCAACTGACATGTGGTCATTTGGTAAGTTTTGTGGACGGTGGTCCAGCACCCTGCTTCTTTCACGGAATTTACCCCAGCGTCCAGATATCATTGTCCTTGAATTGTAACCCTCCTGTCCATCCGTCCCCCACTTTCATCTTTTCTCGTAAAGCAGAAAATTTGTTTACAAAAAAATTATGCAATGCCTTCTCATTTGGAGTGCTAGGAGTACTCCGTCTGGAATAATCCAGTTTCCTTGGTCCGACTGCAACAATGTATGTGCTTTCTATGGAGTAGATAAAATACTGGATTTCTGCCACTTTCATCCATCGCTTatgaatgaagagggaattctaaTTAGCTTTTGGAGTGATTATAGGAACAACGGATGTTAGCCCCTTCAGTTTGATTAATCTGGTGTAAAAGAGTAATAAATAATACGATTCTTCATAAATGGCATTGGAATAGTCTTTGAAAAGTTTCTGCCTGTCACCTTGCAAAAGTAAATCTTAAGGTCCAAGGAATTTTGCAAATGTAGTGTATCTAGTCCTTTTGAATCAAAAGGTTGTTTGACGTGCTCAATTCTAGGTTCATGAAATCTCCTCTGGCTGACACCTCCATGAGGCTACTGGTGCACATgtatgcacgcatgcacacacatttctaaAACTTTAGAAATAAGCAGGACCCCCTATTGTTTTGGGGAAGGgatgtagctcagtagtagagcagatactttgcatgcagatgttTCCAGGTACAATCACTGGCATCACCATATAGTACAGGGAAAGGTTCCTGACTGCAactctagagagctgctgccaatcagtatagcccagtcttccccagcctggtgccctccagatagtaAATCTGTTAGTAGGCTTCACTTTGTGATAGCTTTTCCATTTTGACCTCTCATCAACATCATTTGGACAGACTCTATTTGGCCCAGTTTAACAGCGTGACAGGAGATGGGGAAAGGCTTCAAAGTGGtggtttgtggaatggcttccgTGGGGAAGACAGCCATTTTGGAACAAATTCTCTATGGTAATCACTGTGTCGGTAAGAGCTTTTCTTCTGTGTCTTCTAAAAAGAGTTACTATAAGACTATGTTCTGTTTTATTTAATAATGAatctaataaattaaaataaatgttttcaggatgttttaatcatgtatgctatgttttaaatcagtttttaatgtgttttatattactgttgttccctacctcgatccaagtggagaggcgggtaagaaataaattattattgttattattattaaaatgattgTGGTAGTACCTAtgaaatagtttatttatttatttatatcctgcctttctaccaaaaaaatgcaactcaaggcagcttacagaaccaattaaaattgatcaaaataataaaacaacggAATAAAGTACAAGAAAAATGTAACTGTTTTAAAAAGtcttattaaaaacagcacccaagccaccagacccacttacaggctaaagccttcttaaataaagtggtctttgcttTATTTAGAGTTCTTTCATTGTTCATTTACATTGGGTAATGAACCAAGTTGGTTTTGCTTGTCAAGGCATATTTAGAAGTTTCAGTCATGGAAGAGAGTTTGGTTGTGCCAGATAGTTCCTAATCTTTGCTGTGTGCCATATATCTGTCAGGGAGTCTCTTTAGAATAGATGAGGAGGAAACTGTGAGAAttttaggacgcaatcctatgtagattttgacagaaaaaagtctaaaCTTGGAGTTGcagtttttttctggctaaacaagcataggattgcacctttaggctCAATTTTGCCTCTCGTCTAAGCCTCCGAGCATTTGGGTTTCCTGCCTTCAGGAACAAGCCAGCTTGTGGGAAACAGGCATGGTAGAATGAGAAAGAATAGAGCACCCTCCCTTTGGTTCTGCCATGGTAGACTTTCTCCTTCTTTTCCGTAAATGCCTGTGCTGTACTTTCACTGACCTTGGAGTGGTCTGGAGTACGTCCCCAGCCATTTCTCTTAGCCCAAGCCTTTCCTTTTCCCATATAAATGAATAGCTTAGATTCACTCCTAGTAGGAAAAAAAGTGGGTTGTATTTGAGGACACAGTTGGAGCAGGGACAAGAGCTGTACCCCTGACTTTGAGTAGCTACATTAAGGAACCGTATAGCtgttggagggagaggggagtcTTTTTACCAGGACCACAAAGAGTCCTCACACTGGGACCACAGGGTACatagcacaatttatttattatttaaaacatttttggctGCTTGTTAAttttagggtgtgtttttttccttttgaaaataaataggtGCCGAATGCCACTCGACAATCGAAGACATTTATGTGGCTTTGGCTGAAACGGACCGAGGAGTAAAGGAACAGTTACGTCTGTACGACACCAGGGGGTTGGACGGAGGAGAGGAGTTCCCCAAGCATTACTTCGCTGTCGCAGACGGCTTTGTGCTAATATATGCCGTGAATAGCCTGGAATCCTTCGAGAGAGTTGACTGGCTCAAAAAGGAGATAGACAAATGTAGAGACAAAAAGGAGGTAAAAGCCCCCTCCTTTTAATTCTTCAGCTGT containing:
- the NKIRAS1 gene encoding NF-kappa-B inhibitor-interacting Ras-like protein 1, with amino-acid sequence MGKGFKVVVCGMASVGKTAILEQILYGNHCVGAECHSTIEDIYVALAETDRGVKEQLRLYDTRGLDGGEEFPKHYFAVADGFVLIYAVNSLESFERVDWLKKEIDKCRDKKEGSVVVLGNKTDLLEERQVEAEVAQQWAKLEKVKLWEVTTTDPKTLMEPFTVLASKLSQSQNKSAFPLPGRRTKGNNDDS